The following coding sequences are from one Primulina eburnea isolate SZY01 chromosome 15, ASM2296580v1, whole genome shotgun sequence window:
- the LOC140814212 gene encoding beta-glucuronosyltransferase GlcAT14A-like, protein MGKNVHLRSGRIFNDRRWKIPFFLSLLVSVTIFTSSMFGIYLSPHGQDQIQLDTQSFSEIKDSEGHFVEFDLRKSFASNDESEIEPPRFAYLISGTKGDSQRMLRTLQAVYHPRNQYILHMDLEAPPKERLNLTMSVKNDPTFSEVENVRVMAPSNLVTYKGPTMIACTLQGIAILWKESLNWDWFINLSASDYPLITQDDLLHVFSNLSRNLNFVEHTEINGWKLNQRAKPIIIDPGLYLSKKSDLALTLQRRSLPTSFKLFTGSAWVFLTRSFVEYCIWGWDNLPRTILMYYTNFISSPEGYFHTVICNTEEFRNTAVSHDLHYIAWDTPPKQHPRLLTIKDFSHMVNSSAPFARKFPKDDPVLDKIDRELLGRTHRFARGAWCIGNSNNGSDPCLLRGDDSVFRPGPGADRLENLLRKLLSEDSRGDSCRERG, encoded by the exons ATGGGAAAGAATGTTCATCTTCGTTCCGGAAGAATATTCAACGATAGAAGATGGAAAATTCCCTTCTTTTTGAGTTTGCTAGTGTCTGTCACTATATTCACTTCCTCCATGTTTGGAATATACTTATCACCACATGGTCAGGATCAAATTCAACTTGATACTCAGTCATTTTCGGAAATTAAGGACTCGGAAGGGCATTTTGTAGAATTTGATTTAAGGAAGTCGTTTGCGTCTAATGATGAATCAGAGATAGAGCCTCCAAGGTTTGCTTATCTGATTTCGGGAACAAAAGGTGATAGCCAGAGGATGTTGAGGACGTTGCAAGCCGTGTATCACCCTAGGAATCAGTATATTCTTCACATGGATCTTGAAGCTCCTCCAAAGGAGAGGTTGAATTTAACAATGTCGGTGAAGAATGATCCGACATTTAGTGAAGTAGAAAACGTGCGCGTCATGGCTCCATCAAATTTGGTTACATACAAGGGGCCAACTATGATAGCTTGTACCCTTCAAGGTATAGCAATATTGTGGAAGGAGAGCTTGAATTGGGATTGGTTTATAAATCTGAGTGCTTCTGATTATCCTCTCATCACTCAAGATG ATCTGCTGCACGTCTTCTCAAATCTATCACGAAATCTTAATTTTGTTGAGCATACGGAAATTAATGGGTGGAAACT GAACCAGAGAGCAAAGCCGATCATAATTGATCCTGGCCTCTACCTATCCAAAAAATCTGATCTTGCTTTGACCTTGCAGCGTCGTTCGCTACCAACATCTTTTAAGTTGTTTACTG GGTCGGCATGGGTGTTTCTAACGCGCTCTTTTGTGGAATACTGCATATGGGGATGGGATAATCTTCCCCGAACAATCCTAATGTACTACACAAACTTCATTTCCTCCCCCGAAGGGTATTTCCACACTGTTATTTGCAACACCGAAGAGTTTCGAAACACTGCAGTAAGTCACGATCTCCACTACATTGCTTGGGACACTCCTCCTAAGCAGCATCCAAGATTGTTGACTATCAAAGATTTCAGCCACATGGTGAATAGTAGCGCCCCATTCGCACGCAAGTTTCCTAAAGACGATCCGGTACTAGACAAGATTGATCGAGAGTTGTTGGGTCGAACCCATCGCTTCGCTCGAGGAGCATGGTGTATAGGAAACTCGAACAATGGGTCTGATCCTTGCTTGTTGCGAGGTGATGACTCCGTGTTTAGGCCTGGCCCTGGTGCCGATAGGTTGGAAAATCTTTTGAGGAAATTGTTATCTGAAGATTCACGTGGTGATTCGTGTCGAGAACGAGGGTGA